caactagcggggggtatccgccagcggcgaatcccgaggctatgCCTCACTCTGACGACGACCGCAACGCGGCGTTACTGTCAGaacgtccctacgggacacggggacttgtcaacagtctacgactaCCCTGATccggtacgttgacccccgtcacttgggtactaagattgggctcgctacccaacaccctctgctccgcgcagcttcccctcaacaaacaatttgccgaccatctgGAGGTCcatcttggctagggagtgggggactccctggagggcctagcaggggcccacccgaaagggtataaagcgttcgctcagtaaatccatggttgacaacgcactgacgctaattatgctctgcAAGTCTAAGCAGAGaaaacgcttcacaccgccgatcaactccccaaccaagattgccctccttgactggggacttgggggacttgtacctacacgTACGtttacaagcataattagctataatgagccacgctcactgtaccgccagaggtatcGAATCTCACCAAGTGGGTGACCTGCTAagacacagccaggcgggctaccgcccaaGCCCGGGATCGCCCCCAGGTCACAGCTAACGCGCCGCCACGGTCCCTGCCAAGTTAGCGTCAAAAGCTCCAGACGCTAGatatcgaagcacatcagtcccacatcgaaaacaagaagaagatcaacattcttctcacctataaaatgttctctcctctctcctcattaattacgcatttactactcatttatcaCTATGTCGCCtgtatacagtgactgacttaggcatcggagaagtgaagatcgcccaacgcggtctccctctgacgccctgtctctcgtgtttcAGCAAGCGAAAGTTATCAAGTCCTCGGAGTAGCAGTCCACCCATCGGACTAGCGTTAAACGAAGAATCGGCTACCGCAGgattttgagcattaacattagGGAAGACCccattagagtgttttgggtaagagggaatttaaaaaacttaatagggtaagtaggaaaaaaaatccctagaaatggggtaaatggacaaaaaccatTTAAACTATCCAAATAACcatttcaaaaaacaaaacaaaaaaaatcctatcacattaacaaagtaaaattaTCTTATCCCGGCATAATCAATGTATGGAAGAAAATTTCTAAAGGAAAATGATTGTTTGCCTCAATGAGGTTTAAGATTTGTGGTTTCAAtgctaggtgtcatgccatgtaatcaaatacaaattttactttcctttgtAGTCGATTAATGATTCAAAATATTGTTATATAGTCATACGAAATAttacataattttattttttttgacaaaGTAAAATAGATATTTCATTGATACGGTAAggccagaatgaccattacatatcattcCGCTACCATGTACAGATAGTCAAGACGTTGTGATGCAAACACACCACGTGATTCATAGGCTAGATCATTCATTTAACAAATTCATGCTTACTTATTCTAGTGAGCCTATGCACTATGAAAACAATCATAGTAATAGGCAAAGAACTATGAAAAACTACATCTTTTCTTTGCCCTTCACGCCAGGGCTAGCAGGCTTCCCCGAATGATGATAGGAAAGCACATCTTCAGCAGAGACATGCATGTATCTTTGGTTTAGGAGGATTCTTGTTTTTGGACCCTAGAggccttccttttttctttttgatggaGTGTTCAAGGGCAACTCCTCGAGGCATCATCATTTCTGCAGGTACAAGCATGCTACCCGGTGCTTCAACTAGCCCCAATGAATTAGCAGAGAGCTTGAACGAATCCGCATGCATCCTGACCTCTTTAATTGGTGCAGGGGAACCACTACCACTAACTACAAGCTCACTAAGCATTACCCGAGGTTTCTTTGGAGAGACAAAAGGAGAGGTAGGTCTTCCTCTCTTTAAAGGAGACTGTTCTGAACTGGATACCAACGCAAGTTACTTATTAGCATCCTCTGATGCTTGCAGAGTTGCATGACGAAGGACCAGTGGCTTGCGCAGTTTGGATGACGAACTAGGGCCAAACAAATTACATGCCACATAAGGAAGGATAGGCGTCTGAATACCATGAAACCTAAAAGCACCACCAGTAAAGTTTCAATGTGCGAAACCTGCAAAAGACCTAGGTAGTTCCATTTTGTTTTTAGATAACTTGGGGTCAGGGTTTGATTGCGCACTTTTACCTGCTAACTGGCATGCCTCGTTCTCATGAAAGATGAGACCGCACTCTTTACAACGTCCAATCAGATTttcaaagaagaaggagatttCCTCAATAACTCCTGGTGCTAACTTTAAGGTTTTTGTCAGGAAGAACGGTTTGGCTACCTGATGCGCCACATGAACCCTAACGTCTCCAGTTGCTTTGAACAGTTTCTCGTCCCACTCCAAAAACCTTCCTCCCATTCCAAAAACCGTCCCGCAATCGAAGACACGTTAACAATTGTGTTTTTTTACCTCCAAGGCTGGTGGTATATTACGTAGCTTCGCCCAAAAGAACAGTTCATCCATTGGGATTGCAGCGGGAGATGTCAAGCCATCATAGTCATGGATGATCACTGGTGCACGCTGAAAATACCAAGGACCTCCGCGTAGTACCTTGTTCCTGTCCTTGCGTAGATCAAAAGATACCACAAAGCGCTTCTGCACTCTTTCTTGAACCTTGAAAGCATCTTTGAGAACCCAAATCCTCTTGAAATGACATTGCAGATCTGGTGTTGTGCATGGTTTTGGCGTAAGGGGTCGGGCAAGGAGGTATGCCTGAGAGCTTTGCCTGGTTTCCGCTCCCGGCATCTTGGAGATATCCACCACATCATCGCCTAGGAGGGCCAGCGACGATGCGAAAATTGCTGCAACATCATCAATTGTTGCCATGGTAAGATTGCTCCAGAAGCAAAACTCAAATGGTTAGGGTTTTGGAGTTAGAGCAGCGCCTAGGGTTTTATTTCATGAACTTTTACGAAATATTACATAATGTTCAAAGTTGTAAATGATCAATACTTTAATTTCTACTTGTGTCTTCTTACTTTTGGGTTATGGGAACCTATCCAAATCAGTACTAATAGTGGTCCATTAGCACAATACATAAGCATCATTAGGACCAATTACACTTAAAATATTGCTCCAAAATGCACCCGAATTGAAAATAATTTGCTATATTAATTTCAATGGGACAAGCAGAAAAAGTTCAAGAAGATGATAAAGAAAAAAGGGAAGCATATATTAGCCGTCAAGAACACAGTGAACACTAGCTCACAAACCGACCTTATTTGGTCTGCTGATATACAAATACAGTCAATATGCCAAAGGCACCaaagaaaacacaaaaacaaattaagaCCATGCTATTTGTTTGTACTGTTGACAATAAAATACACAAACTATGGTCCATAGCATCTTATCTTGCTCCATTTGTTAATTTGTTACAAAAGCTTTCCCTAAATAAGGACGACCCACAACAACATAATCATACTTAAGTTATAACTAAGAAGACACTAAGTGTTTGGATTTTcttaattgaaaacaataattgTCCTATCAATTGggatatgtttttattttattttatgcatgagcAATTGGCCGGGATATGTTTTAATCTCTTGCTTTGGCTCCAACCTACAAGCTCCACTAAATTTTCAGAACAGTGTGTCAGGAAGAGGCGCCTCTTCATCCAATCTTTGATTCCCTGCCACGGATTATATAATACTATAACTACAACAGAGAATTAGAGATTACAGGATGTATTATAGATTTCTAATACATATTTTAATGGAGTCATTGCCATGACTATATCCCTGCTGTAACCCTAATATCAATGCACCAAACCACTTGAGTTATCAAGTCTTTTGACCAGAGAGACCGTGAACCGATCAAATACTCGTGAAGTTGAATGCAATGAGAGAAACAAGTCAAATTTGTACACTTTGAAAGGATGAATTCTTAGTTATATATATGAAGCAAGGTAATCCAGGCAGTCTTGGTCATAAACTTGAGGCATCGTGACTACCGCTCAATTGATTTCAAATCAACAATATCGAGTGTGAAAAGGTCAAGGCACGTATGTTAAAATTAGTATAATGAACTACTTTTTCTTTGGGGTGGTCAATATCTATTTGTTTGAATAATTCACAAGTACGTCGCGATACTTTTAAACATAAACTAATGTAATTAATAATTGGTTCCCGTTGCTAAATGAGCTCTTGCCCAGCTTTACCCAATGGTGCTCCAAATGCATGCTGCATGTgaaattataatataaatcaagCTCGGTACAAGCTAAAACCCCAAGAATAATACACAGTCTGGATGGTCGACCCCTGCATAAAAGAAAGGGTTTTTATCATAGGTGGGGTCTGAACTATGTCTGACCGGACtgaatggtacctggacttttaaaatgatcaaataggtacctgaacttccaaaaccacatcatTAAGGTACTTCCGTCTATATTCCGTTAATCCTCCGTTAATTACAGGGATAAAtcagacatttcacccaaattgaccactaaaatgactgttataacctcatctgacattttgtccatttccctcctttctatcttaatttccctccaaaaaaattgactcttcccccaacactattcaatgtaaaacttttcatcaaattttacctccaattattgtctttcgataaataaaaatcaacatctcaacatcaagttttcttgaataatttttattgttcttcaaaaattagcctaacataatgaaataccaaattattcaagttttacctccaattattgtctttcgataataaaattagcctaacataatgaaataccaaaataattctaacataataaaacttttcatcaaattttacctccaattattgtctttcgataaataataatcaacatctcaacatcaagttttcttgaataatttttattgttcttcaaaaattagcctaacataatgaaataccaaaataatttttatgttaggctaatttttgaagaacaataaaaattattcaagaaaacttgatgttgagatgttgattattatttatcgaaagacaataaaattattttggtatttcattatgttaggctaattttattatcgaaagacaataattggaggtaaaacttgaataatttggtatttcattatgttaggctaatttttgaagaacaataaaaattattcaagaaaacttgatgttgagatgttgatttttatttatcgaaagacaataattggaggtaaaatttgatgaaaagttttacatgaatagtgttgggggaagagtcaatttttttggagggaaattaagatagaaaggagggaaatggacaaaatgtcagatgaggttataattgtaattttagtggtcaatttgggtgaaatgtctgatttatccctgcaattaacggaggattaacggaatatagacggaagtaccttaatgatgtggttttggaagttcaggtacctatttgatcattttaaaagtacaggtaccattcagtccggtcagacatagttcagaccccacctatgataaaaaccctaaaagaaaCAGAAGTTACACCTAGTATCCAGGAAATATATATGAAACTCCACATACGTTGTTATTGCCTGCTGTCTTTGCTAATTGGTAGAATCTAAATCTTCTTAGTTGAGTCACGAAATCTTCTGCGTGGTTTTACTTAAATCTTATGAAATCCAGTGGTACGTACTAGTTCGATCTGCAACCTTTTTATTAGCTATGCCAGAAACTAAATCTTTCTACTTAAATCTTATGAAATCCAGTAGTACGTACTAGTTCGATCTGCCTTAGCCAATCCAACAGCTGGCTACGTGTGAGTTCTGGGGGGTTCCTTCACCCGAAttatatgtgtcggaagctaatataatgtaaatgcaaatctcctactttggcggtagtcgtatccaaggcagtTCAAGGCTCAAAACCCATTTTTCTACTCTtagtgggtaacccgctctgatatcatgataaagtaatatgaaattcatattcaaaatcaattgacaattgatAGAGTGACCCAAACCAttataaactcatagacaaagtctcatttttcccatgtgggatgtatatattttcAATAGCTCTAGgatttagcttttcttctttcgGTTCTGTTCTTCTGCCCAAGCTATAAACAATTTTGAAGGTAACGTCGATAATTATTAGCTCAATTTACACGGTGAAAGTTTCACCAGCCTTCTCAGAATTCTTCTTTGATTCGCAGACATGTTGTCTGAAGACTATTCCACTACACGTACCAGAGAGAAACATCTACCAATTAATTTACTAACATATACTAAGATTTGAAAGACTGCATTATTTACGTCTAAAAAAGCAGCTGCATATTGACCTAACCACGACTATTGAAATTTGACCAGGTTGTGTTAATGTACTTAGCTAATAGTACTATTTCAAAAACTATTCATCGACTAGTTGTACATGGTAATTCAGCTTTATATAAATAATGGCTAGCTAGCTGTAATTGATAGAGATTTATGTTTTCTGCTTGGTTCGTTTTTACAGATCTGCTAACCATTTTTTAGTCCCAAAGTAAAGCGAGGGCAAAAAAGAAGAGGTACACTTCCAGGGAAGTTACCTAGAAATAAGACCCTCTCATGGAACCCACTCACCCCATGCATATGTATGGCTCCTATATAAAACCCTTCCATTCCACATTCAACACCACATTATATCAATCCTAGCCTTtgctaatctctctctctctctctctctctctctctctctctctcacacacatttTGCTTAGCTATACTTGCTTTCTATCTGCAACCATGCCTGCCGTAATGCCTGAAACACCCCTTCATGGAATTCATGGATTGGGAAGGGACAACAGTACTACTACTCCTTCACATCCTAGAAGGTATACTTTGATTTCATTCTCATTTATATCTGATCATCAATCTTAAATTCTACAGCTTCCTACAATCCATGGAGCCTagaattttgaaaatattaaaAGGCGAAGTCTACTCTTTAATTCTACACTTAATTCTCAATTcagtatatatatatcatgaaaTTTCTTAGCAGTACCAAAGGTTAAAATAAGAGTGTCATTAGGATTACCATGCCACTGCAACAATGTACTGTGCTTTGTTTTGTTAATATTTAGAAACCAACTAAAAGTGTTATTTTTTACATAATTTAGGTTGGAGGGAAAAGTTGCTATAGTAACGGGCGGTGCACGAGGCATAGGAGAAGCAACAGCGAGGCTTTTCGCAAGGCACGGCGCCAAAGTAGTCATTGCCGATGTGGAGGACTCTATCGGCACAACCCTGGCCAATTCCTTAGGCCCTTCAGTCACCTTCGTTCACTGCGACGTCAGCCTTGAAGAAGACATCGAAAACCTAATCGAGTCCACCGTCTCCCGCTACGGCCAGCTCGACATTATGTTCAACAACGCCGGAATCCTCGGCAACCAATCCAAACACAAGAGCATCGTCAACTTCGACGTCGACGAGTTCGACCGCGTGATGCGCGTGAACGTGAGAGGCACTGCCTTGGGGATCAAGCATGCGGCGCGTGTGATGATCCCCAGGGGAGGAGGCTGCATTATTTCAACCGCGAGCGTCGCCGGAGTCGCTGGTGGGTTAGGGCCGCATGCCTACACAGCTTCCAAGCATGCCATTGTTGGGCTGACGAAGAACGCCGCCTGTGAACTAGGCCGGTATGGGATCAGAGTGAACTGTATTTCGCCTTTTGGAGTTGCCACGCCGATGCTGGTGAATGCGTGGAGGATGAGTGACGATgacgaagaggaagaagagtgtATGGATTTTGGGATGCCTTGTGAGCAAGAGGTGGAGAAGATGGAAGATTTCGTGAGAGGGCTTGCGAATTTGAAAGGCCCGACTTTGAGGGCTAAGGACATAGCAGAGGCTGCTCTATATCTTGCTAGTGATGAGTCCAAGTATGTAAGTGGTCATAATCTGGTTGTGGATGGTGGAATTACTACCTCAAGAAATTGTGTTGGTTTGTAGTAGTTTttagcttcttctttttcccatGGAATGGTGCTAATCAAAATGTACATGCATAGAGCACCAAGAGGTTTGCCATTTGTGTTTGGGTTTGTAATAGTAATTAGGATTCATCTATCAATTCAATATCTATCCGGAATTAGTTTCACATGTAAATCTGATCTCTTGTTTGTCAATGTGGTTACTTGATTCATAGCTACAAGCTACGTGTCCTTGATTAAGAAATTAATTTATATGTAGCTTAATTCATTCTGTAAGGTGACTTACCCTTTTGAgcttcaaaatcaaaacttaaTCCAATCATATAATCAGCTAGCTTATTCGTCAGTGTCAGTTCAAGTGAGTTTAGACTTGCGACTGCTGGTTCAAGTAGCATGGGATGAGTGAAGTGATGTAGAGGTTGCAAGTCTAAGCATTTCGAGTATTATTCTGCATTGAAAACATTAAAAAAGAGTATAAaaccaatcttttttttttaataaaaaaaaaaaccaat
Above is a genomic segment from Rosa chinensis cultivar Old Blush chromosome 3, RchiOBHm-V2, whole genome shotgun sequence containing:
- the LOC112193617 gene encoding short-chain dehydrogenase reductase 2a → MPAVMPETPLHGIHGLGRDNSTTTPSHPRRLEGKVAIVTGGARGIGEATARLFARHGAKVVIADVEDSIGTTLANSLGPSVTFVHCDVSLEEDIENLIESTVSRYGQLDIMFNNAGILGNQSKHKSIVNFDVDEFDRVMRVNVRGTALGIKHAARVMIPRGGGCIISTASVAGVAGGLGPHAYTASKHAIVGLTKNAACELGRYGIRVNCISPFGVATPMLVNAWRMSDDDEEEEECMDFGMPCEQEVEKMEDFVRGLANLKGPTLRAKDIAEAALYLASDESKYVSGHNLVVDGGITTSRNCVGL